Proteins encoded together in one Microbacterium oxydans window:
- a CDS encoding DUF917 family protein, whose translation MMLQRDDLTALARGYALLGSGGGGSTTMLELMLAGAGDWPIEVSPIAALNPATPCLGVAFVGSTMLLGERLPGADPFARLLEAVERWIGHPVPAVCSLEGGGMNGLAPLTLAGSHVVVDADCTGRAVPGLDQMSLFVDSVPGLVFACDTGADGVALVEAHRAIDAERVVRSAIIQAGGVGCAVLGGFTVGDLREHAIGGHLAHALELGRAYVSSSAAPLPLLADALGAELLAEGRIISIAPSADDPHVNAVEISGLAGAVHRVVTRSETLAVLTDGRLVASAPTVIVIIDAISREILEVTELRLARNVAVLAVPAPEWWNARPDRRAKVLPSAYGLDDLDAA comes from the coding sequence ATGATGCTGCAGCGCGACGACCTCACCGCGCTCGCCCGCGGCTATGCGCTGCTCGGCTCCGGCGGAGGCGGGTCGACGACCATGCTCGAGCTGATGCTCGCGGGCGCCGGGGACTGGCCGATCGAGGTCTCCCCCATCGCGGCGCTCAACCCGGCCACCCCCTGCCTCGGTGTCGCGTTCGTCGGTTCGACGATGCTGCTGGGGGAGCGGCTGCCGGGTGCCGACCCGTTCGCGCGGCTCCTGGAAGCGGTCGAGCGGTGGATCGGGCACCCGGTTCCCGCCGTCTGCTCCCTCGAGGGCGGCGGCATGAACGGCCTCGCGCCGCTGACCCTGGCCGGCTCGCACGTCGTGGTCGATGCGGACTGCACGGGTCGCGCTGTGCCGGGACTCGACCAGATGTCGCTCTTCGTCGACAGCGTCCCCGGGCTGGTGTTCGCCTGTGACACGGGTGCCGACGGCGTCGCCCTCGTCGAGGCGCATCGGGCGATCGACGCCGAGCGGGTCGTGCGCTCGGCGATCATCCAGGCCGGCGGTGTCGGCTGCGCGGTGCTCGGTGGCTTCACGGTCGGCGACCTGAGGGAACATGCGATCGGCGGCCACCTCGCACATGCGCTCGAGCTCGGCCGGGCGTACGTCTCTTCATCCGCTGCTCCGCTGCCCCTTCTCGCGGACGCGCTGGGAGCGGAGCTGCTCGCCGAGGGGCGGATCATCTCGATCGCTCCGTCCGCGGACGATCCGCACGTCAACGCGGTGGAGATCAGCGGGCTCGCCGGGGCCGTGCACCGGGTGGTCACCCGGTCCGAGACCCTCGCCGTGCTCACCGACGGACGGCTCGTGGCGTCGGCTCCGACCGTCATCGTGATCATCGACGCGATCTCCCGAGAGATCCTCGAGGTCACCGAGCTCCGCCTGGCACGGAACGTCGCGGTGCTCGCCGTACCCGCCCCCGAGTGGTGGAACGCCCGCCCCGACCGTCGCGCGAAGGTGCTGCCCTCCGCCTACGGTCTCGACGATCTGGATGCGGCATGA